The genomic region TTTTTAGATCTTCGTCTGTTGTTTTATTATCACGTTGTtatgattcattttgtttcatttCACAGTAAGTAATTACAATGCTTGTTATGAATGCATAGAGAGGAGAGGAGCAGAAAATGGCAGGGTTTTGCGAAATGCCAGAAGCAATGGTGCTGCAGATCTTGTCATGGCTGCCTCCGAAATCTCTGATGCGATTCAGATGCGTCCGCAAGTCGTGGTACAAGTTCATCAACAACCCTAGCTTTGTGGACGTGCACCTCTCCAAATCCATCGACAACAGTTTCCAATCCTCCACATGCATCCTTTTCAAGCGTTACGTCCTCAACGATACAGACAATGGCTCGACGAAAATTTTGCTGTCACTTATAGATCTTTGCAACGACAACAACAGTGATGTCTATTACCTTCAAGATCTCAACCTCAAAGTTCCAATTTCTCTAGGGCTAAGGCATGAGTTTTTAGACATCGCAGGCCACTGTCACGGAATTATTTGCTTAACTGATTACTCCGAGAATGTTTTTCTATGCAATCCGGCTCTGAAGGAATCGAAGCTTCTTCCCAAGTCGTGCCTTCGTCTACCTCCCCCGAAAGAAATAAACATATTGCAGTCCACAAGAATCGCAGTGGGATTTGGCTACGATCGCAAAGCGAAAGATTACAAAGTCGTTAGAATCGCAATGCATTTCGAgggtttttggattttgtttcaCCCTCACATGGCAGAAGTATACACCATGAGTTCTAACTCTTGGAGAGAGATCAAAGTTGATATACCTAGCAGTGTGGTTTGGTCTCCTTCTTCCCAAATGTACTTCAAGGGTTTTTACTATTGGTTTGCCATAGAGCTGGACAAGCAAACCCTAGACGAAAACAAGAAGGTCATCCTTTCGTTCGACATGGATGACGAATTATTTTGTGACATACCCGTGCCGGAAAGTTTACAGGATACAAAAGAATGTTACGGAAGCCTTGCAGTGTGGAATGGATCTGtcgctcttttttcttttcaga from Pyrus communis chromosome 9, drPyrComm1.1, whole genome shotgun sequence harbors:
- the LOC137744810 gene encoding F-box/kelch-repeat protein At3g06240-like → MAGFCEMPEAMVLQILSWLPPKSLMRFRCVRKSWYKFINNPSFVDVHLSKSIDNSFQSSTCILFKRYVLNDTDNGSTKILLSLIDLCNDNNSDVYYLQDLNLKVPISLGLRHEFLDIAGHCHGIICLTDYSENVFLCNPALKESKLLPKSCLRLPPPKEINILQSTRIAVGFGYDRKAKDYKVVRIAMHFEGFWILFHPHMAEVYTMSSNSWREIKVDIPSSVVWSPSSQMYFKGFYYWFAIELDKQTLDENKKVILSFDMDDELFCDIPVPESLQDTKECYGSLAVWNGSVALFSFQIESGIRKSIGIWEMNDLEGSWTKHLTIVPIAGFGMPLTFWNSDELLVVAADGRVVSHNFDTKMLKELPVSGVFLERFQASVYVYSLVSVK